In a genomic window of Gavia stellata isolate bGavSte3 chromosome 30, bGavSte3.hap2, whole genome shotgun sequence:
- the FMOD gene encoding fibromodulin, which produces MHWATILIIAGLCGASLGQYNEEEDMAWLQYYMRQSRMSSYNYMPYYEDENTPYVYSYLPAPDTEAEPGPEPQQAPSWQCPQECDCPPNFSSAMYCDTRNLRYLPFVPSRMKYVYFQNNQITAIQEGAFDNATELEWLALHNNQITSEKMGKRVFAKLKSLERLYMNNNNLTKMPSPLPRSLRELHLSYNQISKVPSNALEGLENLTALYLSHNYIFEMGASLKGLKSLILADLSYNHLRKVPDGLPMALEQLYLEYNYINTIPDDYFKVSPKLLYVRMSHNSLTNQGLSTNTFNSSSILELDLSYNRLQKIPRVSTNLENLYLQGNQINEFSISSFCTVVDVMNYSRLQVLRLDGNEIKRNAVPPDAPLCLRRATIIEI; this is translated from the exons ATGCACTGGGCCACCATCCTGATCATCGCTGGGCTCTGTGGAGCCTCCCTGGGCCAGTACAATGAAGAAGAAGACATGGCTTGGTTACAGTACTACATGCGGCAGTCCCGTATGTCCTCCTATAACTACATGCCCTACTATGAGGATGAAAACACTCCTTACGTGTACTCTTACCTCCCAGCTCCGGACACAGAGGCAGAGCCCGGCCCTGAACCTCAGCAAGCCCCTTCCTGGCAATGTCCCCAAGAGTGTGATTGCCCCCCTAACTTCTCGTCAGCCATGTACTGTGACACCCGTAACCTGAGGTACCTGCCCTTTGTGCCTTCCCGGATGAAATACGTCTACTTCCAGAACAACCAGATCACCGCCATCCAAGAAGGGGCTTTTGACAATGCCACGGAGCTGGAATGGCTCGCACTGCACAACAACCAGATCACCAGTGAGAAGATGGGCAAGAGAGTCTTTGCCAAGCTCAAAAGCCTGGAGAGGTTGTACATGAACAACAACAACCTAACCAAGATGCCCAGCCCCTTGCCCCGGTCCCTGAGAGAGCTCCACTTGTCTTACAATCAGATCTCCAAGGTCCCCTCCAATGCTCTGGAGGGCCTGGAGAACCTCACAGCCCTGTACCTGAGCCACAACTACATTTTTGAGATGGGAGCATCCCTCAAAGGGCTCAAGTCCTTGATCCTTGCTGATCTGAGCTACAACCACCTCAGGAAAGTCCCTGATGGGCTCCCAATGGCTTTGGAACAGCTCTACCTAGAGTACAACTATATCAACACCATCCCTGATGACTATTTCAAGGTCTCTCCCAAGCTGCTCTATGTACGGATGTCCCACAACAGCCTGACCAATCAAGGTCTCTCTACCAACActttcaacagcagcagcatccttgAGCTGGACCTCTCTTACAACAGGCTCCAGAAGATCCCCCGGGTCAGCACAAACCTCGAGAACCTCTACCTTCAAGGGAACCAAATCAATG AGTTCTCCATCAGCAGCTTCTGCACTGTGGTGGACGTCATGAACTACTCCAGGCTCCAGGTCCTGCGGCTCGACGGGAACGAGATCAAGCGAAACGCGGTGCCCCCCGACGCCCCGCTGTGCCTGCGGCGTGCCACCATCATCGAGATCTAG